From Tachysurus fulvidraco isolate hzauxx_2018 chromosome 10, HZAU_PFXX_2.0, whole genome shotgun sequence, one genomic window encodes:
- the rassf7a gene encoding ras association domain-containing protein 7: MELKVWVDGVVRVVCGLSEETSCQDVVIALAQAIGQTGRYVLIQRLRDTERQLLATERPLESLAKLGQHSNEVQFYLRRTGPSSNSSHERTLSLHKPPETEPPKRNAPRKSLTFSLGPSSSPRTRPKPNRRSPNTKHPPESRASPSPHTSHQPSLSREEVFRQVFEQQERLKALEAQLELLEKETQAWDQQEELAVAEHVLLEDEEQWEEELRTEMQRESAMRKQLADLNAKLDECGTSLKNLTTKSTQLELNLQRERIDAEALSTQEHTEDSMDAVQMELQSQQKQGEELKSELVETEKALGKAEMLLQAKQEQLDELNKELRQCNLQQFIQQTGVLPAQSSSRTDLHQQLDQQELAQLLQDTSIDSDCLQRPTAKQFLGHPRNLQHPLVSSLNPEVLASRESSWR; this comes from the exons ATGGAACTCAAGGTGTGGGTGGACGGTGTGGTGCGGGTGGTGTGTGGTCTATCGGAGGAGACGTCCTGTCAGGATGTGGTCATTGCTCTTGCTCAAGCCATAG GCCAGACGGGTCGTTACGTACTCATCCAGAGACTGAGAGACACGGAGCGTCAACTTTTGGCTACTGAGCGTCCTCTGGAGTCACTGGCTAAACTTGGGCAGCACAGTAATGAGGTGCAGTTCTACCTTCGGCGCACCGGCCCCAGCAGCAACAGTAGCCATGagcgcactctctctcttcataAACCCCCTGAAACAGAACCCCCAAAACGAAACGCACCCAGAAAATCCCTGACCTTCAGCCTAGGCCCTTCTTCTTCCCCACGCACCCGACCCAAACCGAACCGCAGGTCTCCAAATACCAAGCACCCACCTGAGTCCAGAGCATCTCcatcgcctcacacctcccaTCAGCCCAGTCTGTCTAGAGAGGAAGTGTtccggcaagttttcgagcagCAGGAGCGACTGAAGGCACTAGAGGCTCAGCTAGAACTCCTGGAGAAGGAGACACAGGCATGGGATCAGCAGGAGGAATTGGCTGTTGCAGAGCATGTACTACTGGAAGATGAGGAGCAGTGGGAGGAGGAGCTCAGGACTGAGATGCAGCGTGAGAGTGCAATGAGGAAGCAGCTGGCTGACTTAAATGCCAAGCTGGATGAGTGTGGTACCAGCCTGAAAAATCTCACCACAAAATCCACACAGCTTGAGCTGAACCTTCAGAGGGAAAGGATTGATGCTGAAGCTCTGTCCACACAGGAACATACAGAAGACTCTATGGATGCTGTACAAATGGAGCTCCAGAGTCAGCAGAAACAAGGAGAGGAGCTGAAGTCTGAGCTGGTGGAGACAGAAAAAGCCCTGGGAAAAGCAGAAATGCTGCTACAG GCTAAACAGGAGCAGTTGGATGAGCTGAATAAGGAGCTGAGGCAGTGTAACCTACAGCAGTTCATCCAGCAGACCGGAGTGCTCCCAGCCCAGAGCTCCTCTCGTACCGACCTCCACCAGCAGCTGGACCAACAGGAGCTAGCTCAGCTATTGCAGGACACATCTATAGACAGtg ACTGTCTACAGCGGCCCACAGCTAAGCAGTTTCTGGGGCATCCGCGCAACTTGCAGCACCCCCTGGTGTCCAGCTTGAACCctgagg